The following proteins are co-located in the Streptomyces sp. NBC_01198 genome:
- a CDS encoding MarR family transcriptional regulator has protein sequence MTDRTLWSYADIAAHIRVQVDTVRSYRKHGHLPDPDRVEGGKPYWYADTIRTWSARRPGNRGRRDPD, from the coding sequence ATGACGGACCGGACCCTGTGGTCGTACGCGGACATCGCGGCACATATCCGCGTGCAGGTCGACACCGTGCGCTCCTACCGCAAGCACGGGCACTTGCCCGATCCCGACCGGGTGGAAGGGGGTAAGCCCTACTGGTACGCCGACACCATCAGGACGTGGAGCGCCCGGCGGCCGGGGAACCGCGGCCGCCGGGATCCGGACTGA